A genome region from Manis javanica isolate MJ-LG chromosome 3, MJ_LKY, whole genome shotgun sequence includes the following:
- the AIRE gene encoding autoimmune regulator isoform X4 translates to MAQTLHKSSGTLRPRDPRRGEGMPTSAVPDLAMAGEARAGGDAALRRLLRLHRTEIAVAVDSAFPLLHALADHDVVPEDKFQETLRLKEKEGCPQAFHALLSWLLTRDAAAILDFWRVLFKDYNLERYARLQPVLDSFPKDVDLSQPRKGRKPPAGPKTTVLPPRPPSKRKASEEPRAAPVAVLLPRGTSSPGSQGKAKPSKRPDGNAEPQRPPLGNGIQTMSASVQRAVAVSSGDVPGGCGAVEGILIQQVFESGGSKKCIQVGGEFYTPSKFEDPGGAKNKTRSSSSGLKTLVRSKGTPASAPSGGDPRAGQQGRVPAPLALPSEPQLHQNDDECAACRDGGELICCDGCPRAFHLACLSPPLQQVPSGTWRCSSCLQGRVRRDLPLAEEPQPQERPAEAPVFLGLRLAGEEERQQSRKPPTGMDTAVPYKHLLAPPSAAPLPVLEPSTLCPLLCVDPDGQQGLAPGARCGVCGDSKDTLRCAHCAAAFHWRCHFPAGDGRPGAIPRCWSCSGDPAPTPEEGAPAPRPAGLAPGPAKVGDDSAGHEPVLHRDDLESLLSEHSFDGILQWAIQSMSRPRAEAAAFPS, encoded by the exons ATGGCCCAGACACTCCACAAGTCCAGCGGCACCCTGAGGCCGCGGGACCCCAGGCGGGGAGAGGGGATGCCGACCTCCGCGGTCCCGGACCTCGCTATGGCGGGGGAGGCCCGGGCTGGCGGGGATGCGGCGCTGCGCCGCCTCCTGAGGCTGCACCGCACTGAGATCGCCGTGGCGGTGGACAGCGCCTTCCCGCTGCTGCACGCGCTTGCTGACCACGACGTGGTCCCCGAGGACAAGTTCCAG GAGACGCTGCGTCTGAAGGAGAAGGAGGGCTGCCCACAGGCCTTCCACGCACTCCTCTCCTGGCTCCTGACCCGGGATGCAGCTGCCATCCTGGACTTCTGGAGAGTTCTCTTCAAGGACTACAACCTGGAGAGATACGCGCGGCTTCAGCCCGTCCTAGACAGCTTCCCCAAAG ATGTGGACCTCAGCCAGCCCCGGAAGGGGAGGAAGCCCCCTGCCGGCCCCAAGACCACAGTGCTGCCGCCCAGACCCCCCTCCAAGAGGAAGGCCTCGGAGGAGCCGCGCGCCGCCCCGGTGGCAGTGCTGTTGCCGAGGGGCACCTCCAGCCCAG GCTCCCAAGGGAAGGCCAAGCCCTCCAAGAGGCCTGACGGAAACGCAGAGCCGCAGCGCCCCCCACTGGGGAACG GAATTCAGACCATGTCTGCTTCGGTCCAGAGAGCCGTGGCTGTGTCTTCTGGCGATGTCCCAGGAGGCTGCGGGGCAGTGGAGGGCATCCTCATCCAGCAGGTGTTTGAATCAG GTGGCTCCAAGAAGTGCATCCAGGTCGGTGGGGAGTTTTACACTCCCAGCAAGTTTGAAGACCCTGGTGGGGCAAAGAACAAGACCCGCAGCAGTAGCAGTGGCCTGAAGACCCTGGTCCGATCCAAGGGaaccccagcctctgcccca AGTGGAGGGGACCCACGGGCAGGTCAGCAGGGCAGGGTCCCAGCCCCTCTTGCCCTCCCCAGTGAGCCCCAGCTCCACCAG AACGACGACGAGTGTGCCGCGTGCCGGGACGGCGGGGAGCTCATCTGCTGCGACGGCTGCCCCCGGGCCTTCCACCTGGCCTGCCTGTCCCCACCACTGCAGCAGGTCCCCAG CGGGACCTGGAGGTGCTCCAGCTGCCTCCAGGGAAGAGTCCGGCGGGACCTGCCCCTGGCTgaggagccccagccccaggagcGACCTGCAGAGGCCCCG GTCTTCCTGGGACTGAGGTtggcaggagaggaggagaggcaaCAGTCCAGGAAGCCACCAACTGGAATGGACACTGCTGTCCCCTACAAGCACCTACTGGCCCCGCCTTCTGCAGCCCCGCTGCCAGTGCTGGAACCTTCGACCCTGTGCCCCCTGCTGTGTGTGGACCCCGATGGGCAGCAG GGCCTGGCGCCTGGCGCGCGGTGTGGCGTGTGCGGGGACAGCAAGGACACGCTGCGGTGCGCGCACTGCGCGGCTGCCTTCCACTGGCGCTGCCACTTCCCCGCGGGCGACGGCCGGCCTGG GGCCATCCCGCGCTGCTGGTCCTGCTCCGGAGACCCCGCCCCGACCCCCGAGGAGGGCGCGCCCGCCCCGAGACCTGCCGGCCTAGCTCCTGGGCCCGCCAAG GTAGGGGATGATTCTGCTGGTCACGAGCCAGTTCTGCACAGGGATGACCTGGAGTCCCTCCTGAGCGAG CACAGTTTCGATGGCATCCTGCAGTGGGCCATTCAGAGCATGTCCCGCCCGCGGGCCGAGGCAGCTGCCTTCCCCTCCTGA
- the AIRE gene encoding autoimmune regulator isoform X3 has protein sequence MAQTLHKSSGTLRPRDPRRGEGMPTSAVPDLAMAGEARAGGDAALRRLLRLHRTEIAVAVDSAFPLLHALADHDVVPEDKFQETLRLKEKEGCPQAFHALLSWLLTRDAAAILDFWRVLFKDYNLERYARLQPVLDSFPKDVDLSQPRKGRKPPAGPKTTVLPPRPPSKRKASEEPRAAPVAVLLPRGTSSPGSQGKAKPSKRPDGNAEPQRPPLGNGIQTMSASVQRAVAVSSGDVPGGCGAVEGILIQQVFESGGSKKCIQVGGEFYTPSKFEDPGGAKNKTRSSSSGLKTLVRSKGTPASAPSGGDPRAGQQGRVPAPLALPSEPQLHQKNDDECAACRDGGELICCDGCPRAFHLACLSPPLQQVPSGTWRCSSCLQGRVRRDLPLAEEPQPQERPAEAPVFLGLRLAGEEERQQSRKPPTGMDTAVPYKHLLAPPSAAPLPVLEPSTLCPLLCVDPDGQQGLAPGARCGVCGDSKDTLRCAHCAAAFHWRCHFPAGDGRPGAIPRCWSCSGDPAPTPEEGAPAPRPAGLAPGPAKVGDDSAGHEPVLHRDDLESLLSEHSFDGILQWAIQSMSRPRAEAAAFPS, from the exons ATGGCCCAGACACTCCACAAGTCCAGCGGCACCCTGAGGCCGCGGGACCCCAGGCGGGGAGAGGGGATGCCGACCTCCGCGGTCCCGGACCTCGCTATGGCGGGGGAGGCCCGGGCTGGCGGGGATGCGGCGCTGCGCCGCCTCCTGAGGCTGCACCGCACTGAGATCGCCGTGGCGGTGGACAGCGCCTTCCCGCTGCTGCACGCGCTTGCTGACCACGACGTGGTCCCCGAGGACAAGTTCCAG GAGACGCTGCGTCTGAAGGAGAAGGAGGGCTGCCCACAGGCCTTCCACGCACTCCTCTCCTGGCTCCTGACCCGGGATGCAGCTGCCATCCTGGACTTCTGGAGAGTTCTCTTCAAGGACTACAACCTGGAGAGATACGCGCGGCTTCAGCCCGTCCTAGACAGCTTCCCCAAAG ATGTGGACCTCAGCCAGCCCCGGAAGGGGAGGAAGCCCCCTGCCGGCCCCAAGACCACAGTGCTGCCGCCCAGACCCCCCTCCAAGAGGAAGGCCTCGGAGGAGCCGCGCGCCGCCCCGGTGGCAGTGCTGTTGCCGAGGGGCACCTCCAGCCCAG GCTCCCAAGGGAAGGCCAAGCCCTCCAAGAGGCCTGACGGAAACGCAGAGCCGCAGCGCCCCCCACTGGGGAACG GAATTCAGACCATGTCTGCTTCGGTCCAGAGAGCCGTGGCTGTGTCTTCTGGCGATGTCCCAGGAGGCTGCGGGGCAGTGGAGGGCATCCTCATCCAGCAGGTGTTTGAATCAG GTGGCTCCAAGAAGTGCATCCAGGTCGGTGGGGAGTTTTACACTCCCAGCAAGTTTGAAGACCCTGGTGGGGCAAAGAACAAGACCCGCAGCAGTAGCAGTGGCCTGAAGACCCTGGTCCGATCCAAGGGaaccccagcctctgcccca AGTGGAGGGGACCCACGGGCAGGTCAGCAGGGCAGGGTCCCAGCCCCTCTTGCCCTCCCCAGTGAGCCCCAGCTCCACCAG AAGAACGACGACGAGTGTGCCGCGTGCCGGGACGGCGGGGAGCTCATCTGCTGCGACGGCTGCCCCCGGGCCTTCCACCTGGCCTGCCTGTCCCCACCACTGCAGCAGGTCCCCAG CGGGACCTGGAGGTGCTCCAGCTGCCTCCAGGGAAGAGTCCGGCGGGACCTGCCCCTGGCTgaggagccccagccccaggagcGACCTGCAGAGGCCCCG GTCTTCCTGGGACTGAGGTtggcaggagaggaggagaggcaaCAGTCCAGGAAGCCACCAACTGGAATGGACACTGCTGTCCCCTACAAGCACCTACTGGCCCCGCCTTCTGCAGCCCCGCTGCCAGTGCTGGAACCTTCGACCCTGTGCCCCCTGCTGTGTGTGGACCCCGATGGGCAGCAG GGCCTGGCGCCTGGCGCGCGGTGTGGCGTGTGCGGGGACAGCAAGGACACGCTGCGGTGCGCGCACTGCGCGGCTGCCTTCCACTGGCGCTGCCACTTCCCCGCGGGCGACGGCCGGCCTGG GGCCATCCCGCGCTGCTGGTCCTGCTCCGGAGACCCCGCCCCGACCCCCGAGGAGGGCGCGCCCGCCCCGAGACCTGCCGGCCTAGCTCCTGGGCCCGCCAAG GTAGGGGATGATTCTGCTGGTCACGAGCCAGTTCTGCACAGGGATGACCTGGAGTCCCTCCTGAGCGAG CACAGTTTCGATGGCATCCTGCAGTGGGCCATTCAGAGCATGTCCCGCCCGCGGGCCGAGGCAGCTGCCTTCCCCTCCTGA
- the AIRE gene encoding autoimmune regulator isoform X2: MAQTLHKSSGTLRPRDPRRGEGMPTSAVPDLAMAGEARAGGDAALRRLLRLHRTEIAVAVDSAFPLLHALADHDVVPEDKFQETLRLKEKEGCPQAFHALLSWLLTRDAAAILDFWRVLFKDYNLERYARLQPVLDSFPKDVDLSQPRKGRKPPAGPKTTVLPPRPPSKRKASEEPRAAPVAVLLPRGTSSPAEPCRARGSTGGRPTPLLSTPAATSPPAGSQGKAKPSKRPDGNAEPQRPPLGNGIQTMSASVQRAVAVSSGDVPGGCGAVEGILIQQVFESGGSKKCIQVGGEFYTPSKFEDPGGAKNKTRSSSSGLKTLVRSKGTPASAPSGGDPRAGQQGRVPAPLALPSEPQLHQNDDECAACRDGGELICCDGCPRAFHLACLSPPLQQVPSGTWRCSSCLQGRVRRDLPLAEEPQPQERPAEAPVFLGLRLAGEEERQQSRKPPTGMDTAVPYKHLLAPPSAAPLPVLEPSTLCPLLCVDPDGQQGLAPGARCGVCGDSKDTLRCAHCAAAFHWRCHFPAGDGRPGAIPRCWSCSGDPAPTPEEGAPAPRPAGLAPGPAKVGDDSAGHEPVLHRDDLESLLSEHSFDGILQWAIQSMSRPRAEAAAFPS; the protein is encoded by the exons ATGGCCCAGACACTCCACAAGTCCAGCGGCACCCTGAGGCCGCGGGACCCCAGGCGGGGAGAGGGGATGCCGACCTCCGCGGTCCCGGACCTCGCTATGGCGGGGGAGGCCCGGGCTGGCGGGGATGCGGCGCTGCGCCGCCTCCTGAGGCTGCACCGCACTGAGATCGCCGTGGCGGTGGACAGCGCCTTCCCGCTGCTGCACGCGCTTGCTGACCACGACGTGGTCCCCGAGGACAAGTTCCAG GAGACGCTGCGTCTGAAGGAGAAGGAGGGCTGCCCACAGGCCTTCCACGCACTCCTCTCCTGGCTCCTGACCCGGGATGCAGCTGCCATCCTGGACTTCTGGAGAGTTCTCTTCAAGGACTACAACCTGGAGAGATACGCGCGGCTTCAGCCCGTCCTAGACAGCTTCCCCAAAG ATGTGGACCTCAGCCAGCCCCGGAAGGGGAGGAAGCCCCCTGCCGGCCCCAAGACCACAGTGCTGCCGCCCAGACCCCCCTCCAAGAGGAAGGCCTCGGAGGAGCCGCGCGCCGCCCCGGTGGCAGTGCTGTTGCCGAGGGGCACCTCCAGCCCAG CGGAGCCCTGCAGAGCAAGGGGATCCACAGGCGGGAGACCCACCCCGCTGCTCTCCACCCCTGCGGCCACCTCGCCCCCTGCAGGCTCCCAAGGGAAGGCCAAGCCCTCCAAGAGGCCTGACGGAAACGCAGAGCCGCAGCGCCCCCCACTGGGGAACG GAATTCAGACCATGTCTGCTTCGGTCCAGAGAGCCGTGGCTGTGTCTTCTGGCGATGTCCCAGGAGGCTGCGGGGCAGTGGAGGGCATCCTCATCCAGCAGGTGTTTGAATCAG GTGGCTCCAAGAAGTGCATCCAGGTCGGTGGGGAGTTTTACACTCCCAGCAAGTTTGAAGACCCTGGTGGGGCAAAGAACAAGACCCGCAGCAGTAGCAGTGGCCTGAAGACCCTGGTCCGATCCAAGGGaaccccagcctctgcccca AGTGGAGGGGACCCACGGGCAGGTCAGCAGGGCAGGGTCCCAGCCCCTCTTGCCCTCCCCAGTGAGCCCCAGCTCCACCAG AACGACGACGAGTGTGCCGCGTGCCGGGACGGCGGGGAGCTCATCTGCTGCGACGGCTGCCCCCGGGCCTTCCACCTGGCCTGCCTGTCCCCACCACTGCAGCAGGTCCCCAG CGGGACCTGGAGGTGCTCCAGCTGCCTCCAGGGAAGAGTCCGGCGGGACCTGCCCCTGGCTgaggagccccagccccaggagcGACCTGCAGAGGCCCCG GTCTTCCTGGGACTGAGGTtggcaggagaggaggagaggcaaCAGTCCAGGAAGCCACCAACTGGAATGGACACTGCTGTCCCCTACAAGCACCTACTGGCCCCGCCTTCTGCAGCCCCGCTGCCAGTGCTGGAACCTTCGACCCTGTGCCCCCTGCTGTGTGTGGACCCCGATGGGCAGCAG GGCCTGGCGCCTGGCGCGCGGTGTGGCGTGTGCGGGGACAGCAAGGACACGCTGCGGTGCGCGCACTGCGCGGCTGCCTTCCACTGGCGCTGCCACTTCCCCGCGGGCGACGGCCGGCCTGG GGCCATCCCGCGCTGCTGGTCCTGCTCCGGAGACCCCGCCCCGACCCCCGAGGAGGGCGCGCCCGCCCCGAGACCTGCCGGCCTAGCTCCTGGGCCCGCCAAG GTAGGGGATGATTCTGCTGGTCACGAGCCAGTTCTGCACAGGGATGACCTGGAGTCCCTCCTGAGCGAG CACAGTTTCGATGGCATCCTGCAGTGGGCCATTCAGAGCATGTCCCGCCCGCGGGCCGAGGCAGCTGCCTTCCCCTCCTGA
- the AIRE gene encoding autoimmune regulator isoform X1, translated as MAQTLHKSSGTLRPRDPRRGEGMPTSAVPDLAMAGEARAGGDAALRRLLRLHRTEIAVAVDSAFPLLHALADHDVVPEDKFQETLRLKEKEGCPQAFHALLSWLLTRDAAAILDFWRVLFKDYNLERYARLQPVLDSFPKDVDLSQPRKGRKPPAGPKTTVLPPRPPSKRKASEEPRAAPVAVLLPRGTSSPAEPCRARGSTGGRPTPLLSTPAATSPPAGSQGKAKPSKRPDGNAEPQRPPLGNGIQTMSASVQRAVAVSSGDVPGGCGAVEGILIQQVFESGGSKKCIQVGGEFYTPSKFEDPGGAKNKTRSSSSGLKTLVRSKGTPASAPSGGDPRAGQQGRVPAPLALPSEPQLHQKNDDECAACRDGGELICCDGCPRAFHLACLSPPLQQVPSGTWRCSSCLQGRVRRDLPLAEEPQPQERPAEAPVFLGLRLAGEEERQQSRKPPTGMDTAVPYKHLLAPPSAAPLPVLEPSTLCPLLCVDPDGQQGLAPGARCGVCGDSKDTLRCAHCAAAFHWRCHFPAGDGRPGAIPRCWSCSGDPAPTPEEGAPAPRPAGLAPGPAKVGDDSAGHEPVLHRDDLESLLSEHSFDGILQWAIQSMSRPRAEAAAFPS; from the exons ATGGCCCAGACACTCCACAAGTCCAGCGGCACCCTGAGGCCGCGGGACCCCAGGCGGGGAGAGGGGATGCCGACCTCCGCGGTCCCGGACCTCGCTATGGCGGGGGAGGCCCGGGCTGGCGGGGATGCGGCGCTGCGCCGCCTCCTGAGGCTGCACCGCACTGAGATCGCCGTGGCGGTGGACAGCGCCTTCCCGCTGCTGCACGCGCTTGCTGACCACGACGTGGTCCCCGAGGACAAGTTCCAG GAGACGCTGCGTCTGAAGGAGAAGGAGGGCTGCCCACAGGCCTTCCACGCACTCCTCTCCTGGCTCCTGACCCGGGATGCAGCTGCCATCCTGGACTTCTGGAGAGTTCTCTTCAAGGACTACAACCTGGAGAGATACGCGCGGCTTCAGCCCGTCCTAGACAGCTTCCCCAAAG ATGTGGACCTCAGCCAGCCCCGGAAGGGGAGGAAGCCCCCTGCCGGCCCCAAGACCACAGTGCTGCCGCCCAGACCCCCCTCCAAGAGGAAGGCCTCGGAGGAGCCGCGCGCCGCCCCGGTGGCAGTGCTGTTGCCGAGGGGCACCTCCAGCCCAG CGGAGCCCTGCAGAGCAAGGGGATCCACAGGCGGGAGACCCACCCCGCTGCTCTCCACCCCTGCGGCCACCTCGCCCCCTGCAGGCTCCCAAGGGAAGGCCAAGCCCTCCAAGAGGCCTGACGGAAACGCAGAGCCGCAGCGCCCCCCACTGGGGAACG GAATTCAGACCATGTCTGCTTCGGTCCAGAGAGCCGTGGCTGTGTCTTCTGGCGATGTCCCAGGAGGCTGCGGGGCAGTGGAGGGCATCCTCATCCAGCAGGTGTTTGAATCAG GTGGCTCCAAGAAGTGCATCCAGGTCGGTGGGGAGTTTTACACTCCCAGCAAGTTTGAAGACCCTGGTGGGGCAAAGAACAAGACCCGCAGCAGTAGCAGTGGCCTGAAGACCCTGGTCCGATCCAAGGGaaccccagcctctgcccca AGTGGAGGGGACCCACGGGCAGGTCAGCAGGGCAGGGTCCCAGCCCCTCTTGCCCTCCCCAGTGAGCCCCAGCTCCACCAG AAGAACGACGACGAGTGTGCCGCGTGCCGGGACGGCGGGGAGCTCATCTGCTGCGACGGCTGCCCCCGGGCCTTCCACCTGGCCTGCCTGTCCCCACCACTGCAGCAGGTCCCCAG CGGGACCTGGAGGTGCTCCAGCTGCCTCCAGGGAAGAGTCCGGCGGGACCTGCCCCTGGCTgaggagccccagccccaggagcGACCTGCAGAGGCCCCG GTCTTCCTGGGACTGAGGTtggcaggagaggaggagaggcaaCAGTCCAGGAAGCCACCAACTGGAATGGACACTGCTGTCCCCTACAAGCACCTACTGGCCCCGCCTTCTGCAGCCCCGCTGCCAGTGCTGGAACCTTCGACCCTGTGCCCCCTGCTGTGTGTGGACCCCGATGGGCAGCAG GGCCTGGCGCCTGGCGCGCGGTGTGGCGTGTGCGGGGACAGCAAGGACACGCTGCGGTGCGCGCACTGCGCGGCTGCCTTCCACTGGCGCTGCCACTTCCCCGCGGGCGACGGCCGGCCTGG GGCCATCCCGCGCTGCTGGTCCTGCTCCGGAGACCCCGCCCCGACCCCCGAGGAGGGCGCGCCCGCCCCGAGACCTGCCGGCCTAGCTCCTGGGCCCGCCAAG GTAGGGGATGATTCTGCTGGTCACGAGCCAGTTCTGCACAGGGATGACCTGGAGTCCCTCCTGAGCGAG CACAGTTTCGATGGCATCCTGCAGTGGGCCATTCAGAGCATGTCCCGCCCGCGGGCCGAGGCAGCTGCCTTCCCCTCCTGA